One Delphinus delphis chromosome 16, mDelDel1.2, whole genome shotgun sequence genomic window, GATCCCTGCAGCGAggacacccctccccctgcctccaccTCCAGATTTCCCCGGCACGGCCTGCAGCCTCCTTCTCCTTATGCACGGATGTCGGATCACGATCGTTCGCAGGGATGTGACTGCAGCAGCCCTTGCTGAGAAATCCCacctctccccccatccccacccgtGTCCTCAAGGTGTCAGTCTTAGTACAAAGAATAACCCCCTATTGTGTCTCCAGTGTGTATCACCTCATCCGGCTCCCTTTCACCGCCCCACCTCCCGCTTCCCCGGCACTCGGTTCATTTGCCCTAAAAATGAAAGCTCCCAGCGGAGCGCGCTGAGTGTGAGCACATCGCCCCTGAATTTCTAGATCCCAAAGGGCAACTGTCCAGGTGAACTGAAAGCGGATCCCCGAGGATGGGATGCACGCTGCAGCCCCCTGCATTTCCCCCGGAGAGCCGAGCATCTCTCCCCTCGGGGTTCCAGTTGGGTTCACCGCTCCGAACTCAAGCTCGACCCTTAGCGGCTCCTCGCCCCGCCCCTTTTGGGCCGCAGTGAAAACCCGGCTGGGTGGATCGCCCCGGGGCCAGGTTCCGCGCTCCCCTAGCGGGTCAGTGCACGCTAGAGACCGGGGTTGCAGGGCGGGAGTATGAATTACGGGACGGTAGGAAACTGCAGCCCCAGCGAGTGGGCGGAGCCGAGGAGACCTAGGAGGGTTCAAAAGGAGGTGGAGGGATACACGGGCCACAGTCGGAACTACTTTCAGGAGGAGGTCACGTGTGTTCCTAGTTGGGGAACTTTCCAAATTCCCACTCCCATTTGATAGCTCTAGAGGCAAGTGCTTCGCTTCCTTTTGCCCAGGGTGCTCCCGCCATGTACGGGTAGCTGGACCCCAGAGCCTACCCGGTTTCGGCGGAAGAATAGGCTCAGACGATCCTCCCGCCGGAGCGCTGTCGGTGCTGGCGCCTGAGGAGCTGGTTACACAAGCACCCACATCCAAGCACGTGCCCCCGCCTCCTCTCACCTTGGCTGCCGCCGCTGATTCTTGCGGATCTCGGAGCAAGAGTTCCCAAGCTGGTCGCACCCTTTCCTGCTACCCACAGAGCAAGCTAGAGGACGGAGACCTGAAACTCCGAGCTCTGGATCCGCTATCACTGCGCCTTCGAAACCGTGGGAGAAGGGGCTGGGCCCCGGGGGTCTGGCGCATCTTCCTTGCTAGTGCCCTGCCCCCTAGGGCGAACCTTTCTGGTGCTGTACTCGCGGGGCAAAGGGTATCTACTGCAGCAGCCCGGTGATTGAATTCAACGATGTTGCGACAAACTTTCAGTCACTACTGAGCTGGTGAGCGCGCCCCACCTACTGTAGACTCAGCCTAGTGACTTATCTGGTCGGAGAACCTAGTCCATGGCCTTCAGCCCAGAACAAACTTGTCAAGTCTGCTTAGAGCTCGGATTGTTTGACCTAAACCGCGAAAGATCTGGTTCGGAAATGCTGAAAATTAGAGCACATTTACCCTGGCATCGATCGGCTGCAAAGTGAGTGGTCCACCGTCTGCTTGTAGAGAGTGGGCATCAGTACCACTGTAggaattctttctttcccctgGGAAGTAGAACTCAAGGAGAATTTGAGTCCAAAAGTATTTAAGTTGATACCTAGACTGAGGCGCTGGTCGTTTCTTAGATCTGAGAGAATGGGATCAATTTGCATGTGTGTTGCAGTTATTGTGAATTGATGCCTAGGAAGGTCTAAAAGAGGATTTATTCAGTGTATGAGAAAGAACACATCATAGTTGTAGGCAGCCCCTGAAGACTAGAAACCTCAAGAGAGGTACCATAGAAGCCACAGACCATTACCTAACTCCAGGACTACTTACTAATTAAACCAGGGATATTTACACTGTTCTTAGAGATCTCTGAGGCTTCATAAAACTTTGAATTTGTATGCAACATCCTTTTAAGATAGCCCTGCAGGAGTTAGCCACCTGCTGAATCTTCAGTCTTGATATTTATTGGAGCCTGGTTTTGTGCATGGTCCTGGTCAgcttgggggaaggaggggccacaagtggaaaaagaaatggagagcaaCCTAGAAAGAGTAGGAGAAAGGCCTCCCTTTGGTTTCCAAAGATGAAAGTCCTGACCACACAGCCTAGATAagctagagatttttttttttaaataaatgtatttatttatttatttttggctgtgttgggtcatgggctttctctagttgctgcgagcagaggctactcttcgttgcagtgcacgggcttctcattgtggcacgggcttcagtagttgtggcttgcaggctccagagcgcaggctcaggagttgtggcacacgggcttagttgctccgtggcatgtgagatcttcccagaccagggcttgaacccatgtcccctgcactggcaggcggattctcagccactgcgccaccagggaagccctagagatttctttattttataaaccaAGGATAAGTCCCTGATTTCTAGGTGTTCCACTAGATTGCATGGCAAGAACCTGAGAGCTACGCTCAACTGATTATCAACTACTGCttggtgaggaaagggaaaatgaagataAAGTTAAATGAAGGCAAGTGATTAGGGAGGGGTAAAATGTCCCACGTTTGTTTTTCCAGTTGCTGATCTTGTCCCCAGAGTTCCTGTTATTAGCACTGCCCTACTttgcccacccctctccccccattCCATGTGAAGATTAGTCTCACAGTATCTGAGACGTTCTGAAATCCACTTCCTAGGAGGAAAGTGGATTCATTCCTGCCCTGTTGGTGTTTTGGTGTTAGGCCTGAGGAGAGAGAATCCTTTTCAATTCCTGTGGCACAGAGTTATTCTGGAGCAGAGAGGGTGTGCATCACCAGTACTAACATGCTGGAATATGAGACTGGCCCACAAGCACTTCCATCTGCTgaaagaagaaactggaaaatgagTTTTGCTGCTACTCTAAACATCAGGTCCCTCTACTTATCTCCATGGTGAGTGAAAGGACCACCAATGTTGGCAGATATTTGACCAGCCTGACAGCAATACCAGGTGGTTATTAGAAGTTGCTGAGTAAAAAATTTCCTCCCCTTCCCAGTGTTAAGTGGGTTCCTGAAGGaaatccttttttaatttttgtttttcttcactttGTCCTCCTACCCAAGAAGTCTCCATATGCAGGTGGTAGAGCTGAAACCTTTAAATAGCTGACACTATCTAATGtacataaagttttttaaaatgtttttttcaagtTCAGTTGCAAATATCTGCTTGGCTGTACAGATATTACAATACATTGGTTTCTAAACACTTCAGTTATTTACCTGTCTGGATTCAGACTGCCCTGGGGAGAAACAGAAGCTGGTAACAAAGGGAGAATTATATAAAGCTTCAGGGAGACTAACCATACAGAATAATTAGTGAACAGGAAAAACCAGCTTTAATTATAGTTTCTAACAGCTGATTCCAAAACTGTATTGCTACTGCATCCAGAGAATATCTAAAGaaaattcctttcttattttctttgataAGTGAAATGACCAGCAACTCAATGGGGATGATATAAATAGTTGATGTGCTCTTTGTAGGTCCTGCTGCTAAAATGTCTTTTGTTGAACACTGATTGCTATAGTGCCTTTCTCATCTCCCACACACTGACCTTTCAAATAGAGGTCTAAAGCAATGGGTTCAATTTTTAAGTAATCTTCTCTATTTTTATCTGCTTAACCACTGTTTTCTAAATAATACAGAGTAAAaagtatataataattatatattttaacttaaacCATCCCATTCTTCCAACGGTCTGAAGACTTTTCCCTTATTTCAGTTATCCTAATTACAAATATTCctgttgttttaaataaagacCTTTTGCTTACAACATTTCTCCAGAAGGTACCAGTATGGATCATACAAGCAACCACATCCTAAAAGAGAATTTTCCATTGTTGCCTACAAGTTCTTCATGCCCTAATCTCCTGGAGCTATTTCAGATGGCACTTGTGTCTCCTTTCACATCTCAGTAGAGAGGTGTGCTGTATGAAATATCACACAAAGAGAAAtaagggctgggctgggagaaCCACAGAGCAGACTAGGCACTCACTATGTCCAAGTGGCATTTAGAAATTGTGACTTGGACTAGAGAGTGATAGAAAAGAAAGACCTAACATGACAAGACAGCTTAGATTGTT contains:
- the KLLN gene encoding LOW QUALITY PROTEIN: killin (The sequence of the model RefSeq protein was modified relative to this genomic sequence to represent the inferred CDS: inserted 1 base in 1 codon; deleted 3 bases in 2 codons; substituted 2 bases at 2 genomic stop codons), with translation MGCTLQPPAFPPESRASLPSGFQFRAPLAGQCTLETGVAGREYELRDGRKLQPQRVGGRGDLGGFKRRWRDTRATVGTTFRRRSRVFLVGELSKFPLPFDSSRGKASLPFAQGAPAMYGXLDPRAYPVSAEEXAQTILPPERCRCWRLRSWLHKHPHPSTCPRLLSPWLPPLILADLGARVPKLVXTLSCYPQSKLEDGDLKLRALDPLSLRLRNRGRRGWAPGVWRIFLASALPPRANLSGAVLAGQRVSTAAAR